From the Amblyraja radiata isolate CabotCenter1 chromosome 26, sAmbRad1.1.pri, whole genome shotgun sequence genome, one window contains:
- the mrpl58 gene encoding peptidyl-tRNA hydrolase ICT1, mitochondrial isoform X2: MMQRGFRLLGAAVGDLRLVTALLRRQYRSVYSLDRLYPDSGGTTRSQDQEPSSNPSNIDIPIDRLKVTYSRSSGPGGQNVNKVNTKAEVRFHVATADWLSKDVQNVITAKYQNRINRAGQLIVTSEVSRYQMRNLADCLQKIRDMVTAASETPKQPSKESAEIRRMRVETMHRERLRQKKIQSSIKQDRRVTID; the protein is encoded by the exons ATGATGCAGCGCGGATTCCGGTTACTGGGGGCTGCGGTCGGTGATCTGCGCCTTGTGACCGCGCTCCTGCGGCGGCAATACCGCAGCGTCTACAGCCTGGACCGGCTGTACCCGGACAGCGGAGGCACAACCCGCAGCCAGGACCAG GAACCATCGTCAAATCCAAGCAACATAGATATCCCCATTG ACCGTCTGAAAGTGACGTACAGTCggagcagtgggcctgggggacaGAACGTCAACAAAG TGAACACGAAAGCGGAGGTGAGGTTCCACGTGGCGACTGCAGACTGGCTCTCGAAAGACGTGCAAAATGTGATCACTGCTAAG TACCAGAACCGCATCAATCGGGCTGGCCAGTTGATCGTTACGTCGGAGGTCAGCAGGTACCAGATGAGAAACCTGGCGGACTGTCTGCAGAAGATTCGGGACATGGTGACAGCAGCGAGTGAGACGCCCAAGCAACCATCCAAAGAGTCGGCTGAAATCCGTCGAATGCG GGTGGAGACCATGCACCGGGAGCGGCTGCGGCAGAAGAAGATCCAGTCCAGCATCAAACAGGATCGGcgggtgacaatagactaa
- the mrpl58 gene encoding peptidyl-tRNA hydrolase ICT1, mitochondrial isoform X1 — translation MMQRGFRLLGAAVGDLRLVTALLRRQYRSVYSLDRLYPDSGGTTRSQDQDEPSSNPSNIDIPIDRLKVTYSRSSGPGGQNVNKVNTKAEVRFHVATADWLSKDVQNVITAKYQNRINRAGQLIVTSEVSRYQMRNLADCLQKIRDMVTAASETPKQPSKESAEIRRMRVETMHRERLRQKKIQSSIKQDRRVTID, via the exons ATGATGCAGCGCGGATTCCGGTTACTGGGGGCTGCGGTCGGTGATCTGCGCCTTGTGACCGCGCTCCTGCGGCGGCAATACCGCAGCGTCTACAGCCTGGACCGGCTGTACCCGGACAGCGGAGGCACAACCCGCAGCCAGGACCAG GATGAACCATCGTCAAATCCAAGCAACATAGATATCCCCATTG ACCGTCTGAAAGTGACGTACAGTCggagcagtgggcctgggggacaGAACGTCAACAAAG TGAACACGAAAGCGGAGGTGAGGTTCCACGTGGCGACTGCAGACTGGCTCTCGAAAGACGTGCAAAATGTGATCACTGCTAAG TACCAGAACCGCATCAATCGGGCTGGCCAGTTGATCGTTACGTCGGAGGTCAGCAGGTACCAGATGAGAAACCTGGCGGACTGTCTGCAGAAGATTCGGGACATGGTGACAGCAGCGAGTGAGACGCCCAAGCAACCATCCAAAGAGTCGGCTGAAATCCGTCGAATGCG GGTGGAGACCATGCACCGGGAGCGGCTGCGGCAGAAGAAGATCCAGTCCAGCATCAAACAGGATCGGcgggtgacaatagactaa
- the cdr2l gene encoding cerebellar degeneration-related protein 2-like isoform X3, producing MYTTNQEQVQEIEYLSKQLEMLRQMNEQHAKVYEQLDVTARDLELNNQRLVVDSKASQQKVERFCWIGQYVHSIQLLGLILPDTSFPSLGAAESTAEGNSLEGFTDFPPPEQPCFIPQEGMDSWLTETIEGLQNQVDMLHSQVHEMRNMDQLRVRRDKRERRKTIHTFPCLKELCAKPRCSSLDDATPGSGSLASPERLEKENERLRLSANALRLQLGQERQRRETAEHECTVVLGEYGELERRLGQLESCKLRVQELEAELRELQQLKQARRYLISGDEGLTEALLQPLTSAPETDDAPSDATAAELEVGVSRVRKSCSDTALSAIITRDEVSRHEGNYTLHANSVRKRGMSILREVDEQYHALLEKYEELLGKCRRHDEGLRHAAVQTSRPVSRDTSCRDFLLECLEAEVKAPEKSLSLSQQVEAADKRLGHSQPEYKALFKEIFSRIQKTKADISASKCKVKASD from the exons TATCTCAGCAAACAACTGGAGATGTTGCGACAAATGAACGAGCAGCATGCGAAGGTATACGAGCAGTTGGATGTAACGGCACGTGACCTGGAGCTTAACAACCAGAGGCTGGTGGTAGACAGCAAGGCTTCACAACAGAAGGTAGAGCG CTTCTGCTGGATTGGACAGTACGTGCACAGTATTCAACTATTGGGACTCATCCTTCCAGACACGTCCTTCCCTTCACTTGGAGCAGCCGAATCAACGGCAGAAGGAAACAGCCTTGAGGGATTCACAGACTTCCCGCCACCGGAGCAGCCGTGCTTCATCCCGCAGGAGGGGATGGATTCATG GTTGACAGAGACGATTGAAGGTCTACAGAACCAAGTGGACATGCTTCATAGCCAAGTGCATGAAATGAGGAATATGGATCAGCTGCGCGTTCGCAGGGATAAACGGGAACGCCGGAAAACTATCCACACTTTTCCCTGCTTGAAGGAGCTTTGTGCTAAGCCCAG GTGTAGTTCCCTGGACGACGCGACGCCTGGGTCGGGCAGCCTGGCCAGTCCTGAGCGGCTGGAGAAAGAGAACGAGCGGCTGCGTTTGAGCGCCAACGCCCTGCGCTTGCAGCTGGGCCAGGAGCGGCAGCGTCGGGAGACGGCGGAGCACGAGTGCACGGTCGTGCTGGGCGAGTACGGCGAGCTGGAGCGGCGGTTGGGCCAGCTGGAGAGCTGCAAGCTACGGGTGCAGGAACTGGAGGCCGAGCTGCGGGAGCTGCAGCAGCTAAAGCAGGCGAGGAGGTATCTGATCAGCGGCGACGAGGGACTGACCGAGGCGCTGCTCCAGCCGCTCACCTCGGCCCCGGAGACGGACGACGCGCCCTCGGATGCGACTGCTGCCGAACTCGAGGTCGGCGTGTCGCGCGTGCGCAAGAGTTGCAGCGACACAGCACTGAGCGCCATCATCACGCGCGATGAAGTCAGCCGGCACGAGGGCAACTACACCCTGCACGCCAACAGCGTGCGCAAGCGCGGCATGTCGATCCTGCGCGAGGTGGACGAGCAGTACCACGCACTGCTGGAGAAGTATGAGGAGCTGCTGGGAAAGTGCCGGCGCCACGACGAGGGCTTGCGTCATGCCGCCGTGCAGACGTCGCGGCCCGTCTCGCGCGACACCTCGTGCCGCGACTTCCTGCTTGAGTGCCTGGAGGCCGAGGTGAAGGCGCCCGAGAAGAGCCTCAGCCTCAGCCAGCAGGTGGAGGCGGCGGACAAGCGGCTGGGACATTCCCAACCCGAGTACAAGGCCCTCTTCAAAGAGATCTTCTCCCGCATCCAGAAGACCAAGGCTGACATCAGCGCCTCCAAGTGCAAGGTCAAGGCCTCGGACTGA
- the cdr2l gene encoding cerebellar degeneration-related protein 2-like isoform X2, with protein sequence MTSRDLQLAAELGKTLLERNKELEDSLQQMYTTNQEQVQEIEYLSKQLEMLRQMNEQHAKVYEQLDVTARDLELNNQRLVVDSKASQQKVERFCWIGQYVHSIQLLGLILPDTSFPSLGAAESTAEGNSLEGFTDFPPPEQPCFIPQEGMDSWLTETIEGLQNQVDMLHSQVHEMRNMDQLRVRRDKRERRKTIHTFPCLKELCAKPRCSSLDDATPGSGSLASPERLEKENERLRLSANALRLQLGQERQRRETAEHECTVVLGEYGELERRLGQLESCKLRVQELEAELRELQQLKQARRYLISGDEGLTEALLQPLTSAPETDDAPSDATAAELEVGVSRVRKSCSDTALSAIITRDEVSRHEGNYTLHANSVRKRGMSILREVDEQYHALLEKYEELLGKCRRHDEGLRHAAVQTSRPVSRDTSCRDFLLECLEAEVKAPEKSLSLSQQVEAADKRLGHSQPEYKALFKEIFSRIQKTKADISASKCKVKASD encoded by the exons TATCTCAGCAAACAACTGGAGATGTTGCGACAAATGAACGAGCAGCATGCGAAGGTATACGAGCAGTTGGATGTAACGGCACGTGACCTGGAGCTTAACAACCAGAGGCTGGTGGTAGACAGCAAGGCTTCACAACAGAAGGTAGAGCG CTTCTGCTGGATTGGACAGTACGTGCACAGTATTCAACTATTGGGACTCATCCTTCCAGACACGTCCTTCCCTTCACTTGGAGCAGCCGAATCAACGGCAGAAGGAAACAGCCTTGAGGGATTCACAGACTTCCCGCCACCGGAGCAGCCGTGCTTCATCCCGCAGGAGGGGATGGATTCATG GTTGACAGAGACGATTGAAGGTCTACAGAACCAAGTGGACATGCTTCATAGCCAAGTGCATGAAATGAGGAATATGGATCAGCTGCGCGTTCGCAGGGATAAACGGGAACGCCGGAAAACTATCCACACTTTTCCCTGCTTGAAGGAGCTTTGTGCTAAGCCCAG GTGTAGTTCCCTGGACGACGCGACGCCTGGGTCGGGCAGCCTGGCCAGTCCTGAGCGGCTGGAGAAAGAGAACGAGCGGCTGCGTTTGAGCGCCAACGCCCTGCGCTTGCAGCTGGGCCAGGAGCGGCAGCGTCGGGAGACGGCGGAGCACGAGTGCACGGTCGTGCTGGGCGAGTACGGCGAGCTGGAGCGGCGGTTGGGCCAGCTGGAGAGCTGCAAGCTACGGGTGCAGGAACTGGAGGCCGAGCTGCGGGAGCTGCAGCAGCTAAAGCAGGCGAGGAGGTATCTGATCAGCGGCGACGAGGGACTGACCGAGGCGCTGCTCCAGCCGCTCACCTCGGCCCCGGAGACGGACGACGCGCCCTCGGATGCGACTGCTGCCGAACTCGAGGTCGGCGTGTCGCGCGTGCGCAAGAGTTGCAGCGACACAGCACTGAGCGCCATCATCACGCGCGATGAAGTCAGCCGGCACGAGGGCAACTACACCCTGCACGCCAACAGCGTGCGCAAGCGCGGCATGTCGATCCTGCGCGAGGTGGACGAGCAGTACCACGCACTGCTGGAGAAGTATGAGGAGCTGCTGGGAAAGTGCCGGCGCCACGACGAGGGCTTGCGTCATGCCGCCGTGCAGACGTCGCGGCCCGTCTCGCGCGACACCTCGTGCCGCGACTTCCTGCTTGAGTGCCTGGAGGCCGAGGTGAAGGCGCCCGAGAAGAGCCTCAGCCTCAGCCAGCAGGTGGAGGCGGCGGACAAGCGGCTGGGACATTCCCAACCCGAGTACAAGGCCCTCTTCAAAGAGATCTTCTCCCGCATCCAGAAGACCAAGGCTGACATCAGCGCCTCCAAGTGCAAGGTCAAGGCCTCGGACTGA